One genomic region from Actinocatenispora thailandica encodes:
- a CDS encoding DEAD/DEAH box helicase — translation MNRDRSELLPTLLAANVRAGLTDYLTTTFGLTDGDARDNLGRFLRDPVDGMFKGPYLRLRLPFRPAQPGWESLLEWYDGPEPYGHQAAAFARLSSSVDGRGRRPLPTLVTTGTGSGKTEAFLMPIVDHVRRARRAGVTGTKALILYPMNALANDQAGRLTRLLTGHPELAGITAALYTGEGGPTRVAVDADGLITDREIVRDDPPDILLTNYKMLDQLLLRAADQPLWAKSATSLTYLVLDEFHTYDGAQGTDVAMLLRRLGLALKSHWPADDPSIDAADRARPLGRITPVATSATLGDKGDPAVMREFAETVFGERFDADAVVTETRLGVEEWVDAAPSEVAAAEMVPVPADAIDLAAATAAIEALGFDPPGGRVADTMLGLLYDEPPTRFTDADARFLLAASRAHPMVQDLARHAADATPLPELAAAVAGPDPRWVTFLSYLAGALGHVRARAGRGALSVEVHLWVRELVRIDRAAGTTARFHWFDDGPPAGADEESRPMFPAIYCRHCGRSGWGVGLAPVGLDLAVDDDSIRSNHRRHDGRFRALLYAPAEAEAHFDGEQRPDGLLFLDVHNRRLVDDVAADDPDLADGWTLPVLTTSGDDADRQAQDDFCPSCRQDDGIRFLGSAVATLLSVSLSTMFGSAVLDTVEKKALVFTDSVQDAAHRAGFVQARSHTLTLRAVLRQAVGDSPRSLDAVVSRAIELAGDDPFARYRLLPPELADREAFAPFWQAATLSGVPASVANRVRLRLALDAALEFGLNSRIGRPLELTGSATVEVDAGTPGEVAAMARASVDGTDLQLTIDGAATEAALVRWVRGTLDRMRAQGAIDHQWFGTYRTDDGKRWWLTGGRPRHQGMPAFGRNRPAPAYPRVGGAPIPKDSGLQPVGASQSWYARWTARALGVAPHDGARLARMLLAELDRRGVLKAETSRSGATVYAIRPERIVVAAADLPDLEAGRHLLSCDTCRTPVPGSVTSIDQLDGGPCLLGGCRGQLTRAPIGDNFYRRLYDSTDMRRVVSREHTSLLDDATRREYEDGFKSPDPTPQSPNVLVATPTLEMGIDIGDLSTVLLGSLPRTVASYLQRVGRAGRQTGNALDLAYVSGRGEQLPKLGDPLSVVNGEVRPPATYLSAEEILRRQYTAHLVDSVARDPGAFHPQRATQAIGRTAPGSFLGDLIDLAESTLGQRLPGFVDAMGGLPDDVVDRLRAWLSPAGGRRTSPFAAHVRAASERWNATIQELETRRTRIETLLPELRTQADSPAHTDDDEREVRSAESTLKLVRGQLAALRTEYWIGVLEEYGLLPNYTLLDDTAVLDVGLSWTDPDTDQFQYRHDQFQRASAQAIREFAPGATFYARGMEISIDAVDLGLDGAAIRPWVFCPDCGYAADLAATGVEVAVARCPRCGSRGIADVGSRLDVVELTRVSAEIRRDESTISDRRDERRNAPFTVLAAADVDPAHIGRRWFADNTGLGVTYLHTMDLRWLNIGLTGRGTTRRIAGADRTGEMFRVCEGCGKKDSDSGHNSPREHRPWCRFRTSTDEHTRRIALSRKLRTQGVVVRLPNSVTVGDDFAVPSLAAALQLGLREQLGGDPDHLLIENIVDPTSSDGSDNHEALLIHDTVPGGTGYLAEVAVPDNFRDLLVRAWEKVRDCECQNEDRLACHRCLLPFISANSVRRVSRASADRHLRTLLGLPDDASDPSSGSWQVGEVPPQEEPESHLEQRLRRLLLGWLRRQGAAIEEVPGQWGNAVRFTLPGTPRHWTLLPQEQLGEVRADFVLRCNDTNVPPVVVFTDGRGFHATTTHNRIADDARIRTNLRDAGQLVVSLTHDDVLAAEHAARAEPPDWYDDQLVGQLQSMPMFQASPDAYRRLAANPVEWLQEWVREPSPRDLTQVAHGVSMMLNIGSQQVSVEADATLADVGRAVLLERPIPPGPRKVQVRRVGPMVTVVEMVGTALSSALVLDDRDAVMGDGYAQAWQRWLRLANSVAASDWPVTVTTVGLGAVEEPAVPERVARPGGRWGEIFDEATPGPERDLVVTLAERDITPPQVGAEGPDGIPLSLAWPAQRLTVAFEQMPDTDRDDLAEAGWDVVEPQPDAVVAALTGRE, via the coding sequence GTGAACCGGGATCGCAGCGAGCTGCTGCCGACGCTGCTGGCCGCCAACGTGCGGGCCGGCCTGACCGACTATCTGACCACCACGTTCGGGCTGACCGACGGCGACGCGCGGGACAACCTCGGCCGCTTTCTGCGCGACCCGGTCGACGGCATGTTCAAGGGCCCCTACCTGCGGCTCCGGCTGCCGTTCCGGCCGGCGCAGCCCGGCTGGGAGTCGCTGTTGGAGTGGTACGACGGGCCGGAGCCGTACGGGCACCAGGCCGCCGCGTTCGCCCGGCTGTCCTCCAGCGTGGACGGGCGAGGCCGCCGGCCGCTGCCGACGCTGGTCACCACCGGCACCGGATCCGGCAAGACCGAGGCGTTCCTGATGCCGATCGTCGACCATGTGCGCCGGGCCCGGCGCGCCGGCGTCACCGGGACCAAGGCGCTGATCCTCTACCCGATGAACGCCCTGGCCAACGACCAGGCCGGCCGGCTGACCAGGCTGCTCACGGGGCATCCGGAGCTGGCCGGGATCACGGCCGCGCTCTACACCGGCGAGGGCGGCCCGACCCGGGTGGCGGTCGACGCCGACGGGCTGATCACCGACCGGGAGATCGTCCGGGACGATCCGCCGGACATCCTGCTCACCAACTACAAGATGCTGGACCAGCTGCTGCTGCGGGCCGCGGACCAGCCGCTGTGGGCGAAGTCGGCGACCAGCCTGACCTATCTGGTGCTCGACGAGTTCCACACCTACGACGGCGCGCAGGGCACCGACGTGGCGATGCTGCTGCGGCGGTTGGGCCTGGCGCTGAAGAGCCATTGGCCGGCCGACGACCCGTCGATCGACGCCGCCGACCGGGCCCGGCCGCTCGGCCGGATCACCCCGGTCGCCACCTCGGCGACGCTCGGCGACAAGGGCGACCCGGCGGTGATGCGCGAGTTCGCCGAGACGGTGTTCGGGGAACGATTCGATGCGGACGCGGTGGTCACCGAGACCAGGCTGGGCGTCGAGGAATGGGTCGATGCCGCGCCGTCCGAGGTGGCGGCGGCCGAGATGGTTCCGGTCCCGGCCGACGCGATCGATCTGGCCGCGGCCACGGCGGCGATCGAGGCGCTCGGCTTCGACCCGCCCGGCGGCAGGGTCGCCGACACGATGTTGGGCCTGCTGTACGACGAGCCGCCCACCCGGTTCACCGACGCCGACGCCAGGTTCCTGCTCGCCGCGTCCCGAGCCCATCCGATGGTGCAGGATCTGGCCCGGCACGCCGCGGACGCGACACCGCTGCCCGAGCTGGCCGCCGCCGTCGCCGGCCCGGATCCGCGGTGGGTGACGTTCCTGTCGTATCTGGCCGGCGCGCTCGGCCACGTGCGGGCGCGCGCCGGGCGGGGCGCACTGTCGGTCGAGGTGCACCTGTGGGTGCGGGAGCTGGTGCGCATCGACCGGGCGGCCGGCACCACGGCACGGTTCCACTGGTTCGACGACGGTCCGCCGGCCGGAGCCGACGAGGAGTCCCGGCCGATGTTCCCCGCGATCTACTGCCGGCACTGCGGGCGGTCCGGCTGGGGCGTCGGGCTGGCACCGGTCGGCCTCGACCTGGCGGTCGACGACGACTCGATCCGCAGCAACCACCGGCGGCACGACGGACGGTTCCGGGCGCTGCTCTACGCCCCCGCCGAGGCGGAAGCCCACTTCGACGGCGAGCAGCGGCCGGACGGTCTGCTCTTCCTCGACGTGCACAACCGCCGCCTGGTCGACGACGTCGCCGCCGACGATCCGGACCTGGCGGACGGCTGGACGCTGCCGGTGCTCACCACGAGCGGCGACGACGCCGACCGGCAGGCGCAGGACGATTTCTGCCCCTCCTGCCGGCAGGACGACGGCATCCGGTTCCTCGGCAGCGCGGTCGCCACCCTGCTCTCGGTGTCGCTGTCCACGATGTTCGGCTCGGCCGTGCTGGACACGGTGGAGAAGAAGGCCCTGGTGTTCACCGACTCGGTGCAGGACGCGGCGCACCGGGCCGGGTTCGTGCAGGCCCGGTCGCACACGTTGACGCTGCGTGCGGTGCTGCGGCAGGCGGTCGGCGACTCGCCGCGCAGCCTGGACGCCGTGGTCTCCCGGGCGATCGAGCTGGCCGGCGACGACCCGTTCGCGCGCTACCGGCTGCTCCCGCCGGAGCTGGCCGATCGGGAGGCGTTCGCTCCGTTCTGGCAGGCCGCCACGCTGTCCGGTGTGCCCGCTTCGGTGGCCAACCGGGTGCGGCTGCGGCTGGCGCTCGACGCGGCGTTGGAGTTCGGCCTCAACTCGCGGATCGGCCGGCCGTTGGAGCTGACCGGCTCGGCCACCGTCGAAGTCGACGCCGGCACACCGGGCGAGGTCGCCGCCATGGCGCGGGCCTCGGTCGACGGCACCGACCTGCAGCTGACCATCGACGGGGCGGCCACCGAGGCCGCCCTGGTGCGCTGGGTGCGCGGCACCCTCGACCGGATGCGCGCGCAGGGGGCCATCGACCATCAATGGTTCGGCACGTACCGCACCGACGATGGCAAGCGGTGGTGGCTGACCGGCGGACGGCCGCGCCACCAGGGGATGCCGGCGTTCGGCAGGAACCGGCCGGCGCCGGCCTACCCGCGGGTGGGCGGCGCTCCGATCCCCAAGGACAGCGGCCTGCAACCGGTCGGCGCGTCGCAGTCCTGGTACGCGCGCTGGACCGCACGCGCCCTCGGCGTGGCACCGCACGACGGTGCCCGGCTCGCGCGGATGCTGCTTGCCGAGCTGGACCGACGTGGTGTGCTGAAGGCCGAGACCAGCCGCAGTGGGGCGACCGTCTACGCGATCCGGCCGGAGCGCATCGTCGTCGCCGCGGCCGACCTGCCCGACCTGGAAGCCGGCCGGCATCTGCTCAGCTGCGACACCTGCCGCACCCCGGTACCCGGCTCGGTGACCAGCATCGACCAGCTGGACGGCGGGCCCTGCCTGCTGGGCGGCTGCCGCGGGCAGCTCACCCGAGCACCGATCGGCGACAACTTCTACCGGCGGCTGTACGACTCCACCGACATGCGCCGGGTCGTCTCCCGGGAACACACCAGCCTGCTCGACGACGCGACCCGCCGGGAGTACGAGGACGGGTTCAAGTCGCCGGACCCGACCCCGCAGTCGCCGAACGTTCTGGTCGCCACGCCCACGCTGGAGATGGGTATCGACATCGGCGACCTGTCCACGGTGCTGCTGGGTTCGCTGCCACGCACCGTCGCCTCCTACCTGCAACGGGTCGGCCGCGCCGGCCGGCAGACCGGCAACGCGCTCGACCTGGCGTACGTGAGCGGCCGCGGCGAGCAGCTGCCGAAGCTCGGCGACCCGCTGTCGGTGGTGAACGGCGAGGTGCGCCCGCCGGCGACCTACCTGTCCGCCGAGGAGATCCTGCGCCGGCAGTACACCGCGCATCTGGTCGACTCGGTCGCCCGCGACCCCGGCGCGTTCCATCCGCAGCGCGCGACGCAGGCGATCGGCCGTACCGCGCCGGGCAGCTTCCTCGGCGACCTGATCGACCTGGCCGAATCGACGCTCGGCCAACGCCTGCCCGGCTTCGTCGACGCGATGGGCGGGCTGCCCGACGACGTCGTGGACCGGCTCCGCGCCTGGCTGAGCCCGGCTGGCGGCCGACGCACCAGCCCGTTCGCCGCACACGTACGGGCCGCCAGCGAACGCTGGAACGCCACGATCCAGGAGCTGGAGACCCGGCGAACCCGGATCGAGACGCTGCTGCCCGAACTGCGCACCCAGGCCGACTCGCCGGCACACACCGACGACGACGAACGGGAGGTCCGGTCGGCCGAGTCGACGCTGAAGCTCGTTCGTGGCCAACTCGCCGCCCTGCGCACCGAGTACTGGATCGGGGTGCTGGAGGAGTACGGGCTGCTGCCGAACTACACGCTGCTCGACGACACTGCGGTCCTCGACGTCGGGTTGTCCTGGACCGACCCGGACACCGACCAGTTCCAGTACCGGCACGATCAGTTCCAGCGCGCTTCGGCGCAGGCCATCCGCGAGTTCGCTCCTGGCGCCACCTTCTACGCCCGCGGTATGGAGATTTCCATCGACGCGGTGGACCTGGGCTTGGACGGCGCAGCGATTCGCCCGTGGGTCTTCTGCCCGGACTGCGGATACGCCGCCGACCTCGCCGCGACGGGCGTGGAGGTCGCGGTGGCACGGTGTCCTCGGTGCGGCAGCCGCGGCATCGCCGACGTCGGCTCCCGGCTGGACGTCGTGGAGTTGACTCGTGTGTCGGCCGAGATCCGGCGAGACGAATCGACGATCTCCGACCGGCGCGACGAGCGGCGCAACGCACCGTTCACGGTGCTCGCCGCAGCCGACGTGGATCCGGCGCACATCGGCCGCCGGTGGTTCGCCGACAACACCGGGTTGGGCGTCACCTACCTGCACACCATGGACCTGCGCTGGCTCAACATCGGTCTCACCGGACGGGGTACCACCCGACGCATCGCCGGCGCCGACCGCACCGGCGAGATGTTCCGTGTCTGCGAAGGCTGCGGCAAGAAGGACAGCGACAGCGGACACAACAGCCCGCGTGAGCACCGCCCGTGGTGCCGGTTCCGCACGTCCACCGACGAGCACACCAGGCGTATCGCGCTGTCTCGGAAGCTGCGAACCCAGGGCGTGGTGGTCCGGCTGCCCAACAGCGTCACCGTCGGCGACGACTTCGCGGTACCGAGCCTGGCGGCCGCGCTGCAGCTCGGGCTGCGCGAACAGTTGGGCGGAGATCCAGATCACCTGCTCATCGAGAACATCGTCGACCCGACCTCGTCGGACGGCTCCGACAATCACGAGGCGCTGCTGATACACGACACGGTGCCCGGCGGCACCGGGTACCTCGCCGAAGTCGCGGTGCCGGACAACTTCCGGGACCTGCTGGTGCGGGCCTGGGAGAAGGTGCGTGACTGCGAATGCCAGAACGAGGACCGGCTGGCCTGTCACCGCTGCCTGTTGCCGTTCATCTCCGCCAACTCTGTACGCCGAGTCTCGCGTGCCTCCGCCGATCGGCACCTGCGCACCCTGCTCGGGCTGCCGGACGACGCGTCCGACCCATCGTCCGGCAGCTGGCAGGTGGGTGAGGTGCCTCCGCAGGAGGAGCCCGAGTCGCACCTGGAACAGCGGCTGCGGCGGTTGCTGCTGGGATGGCTGCGACGCCAGGGCGCCGCGATCGAGGAGGTGCCCGGCCAGTGGGGCAACGCGGTGCGGTTCACGCTGCCCGGCACCCCACGGCACTGGACGCTGCTGCCGCAGGAGCAACTCGGCGAGGTACGCGCCGACTTCGTGCTGCGCTGCAACGACACCAACGTGCCGCCGGTCGTGGTGTTCACCGACGGCCGCGGCTTCCACGCCACGACGACGCACAACAGGATCGCCGACGACGCACGGATTCGCACGAACCTGCGCGACGCCGGCCAGCTCGTCGTCTCCCTCACCCACGACGACGTGCTCGCCGCCGAGCACGCGGCCCGCGCCGAGCCGCCCGACTGGTACGACGACCAGCTGGTCGGGCAACTCCAGTCGATGCCGATGTTCCAGGCGTCACCGGACGCCTACCGCCGGCTGGCCGCCAACCCGGTCGAATGGTTGCAGGAATGGGTCCGTGAACCGTCGCCACGCGACCTGACCCAAGTGGCGCACGGCGTCTCGATGATGCTCAACATTGGGTCGCAGCAGGTCTCGGTCGAGGCCGACGCGACGCTGGCCGACGTCGGCCGTGCCGTGCTGCTGGAGCGACCCATCCCGCCCGGGCCGCGTAAGGTCCAGGTCCGACGAGTCGGGCCGATGGTCACGGTGGTGGAGATGGTCGGAACCGCACTGTCCAGCGCGCTGGTCCTGGACGACCGCGACGCGGTCATGGGCGACGGGTACGCGCAGGCCTGGCAGCGCTGGTTGCGGCTGGCCAACAGCGTCGCCGCCAGCGACTGGCCGGTGACGGTCACCACCGTCGGTCTCGGCGCGGTCGAGGAACCGGCGGTGCCGGAGCGCGTCGCCCGGCCGGGCGGCCGGTGGGGCGAGATCTTCGACGAGGCCACCCCCGGTCCCGAACGCGACCTGGTCGTCACCCTGGCCGAACGAGACATCACGCCACCACAGGTCGGGGCGGAAGGGCCGGACGGCATTCCGCTGAGCCTGGCCTGGCCGGCGCAACGGCTGACGGTGGCGTTCGAACAGATGCCGGACACGGACCGCGACGACCTGGCCGAGGCCGGCTGGGACGTCGTCGAGCCGCAGCCCGACGCGGTCGTCGCCGCGTTGACAGGACGGGAGTGA
- a CDS encoding UvrD-helicase domain-containing protein, with amino-acid sequence MPTIIMSKLAGAMDKSIRGKAMTFLQKLAENDALPGLHVEPIASAADQRVRTGRVDDGWRAVMFRADHDGETHYVIHGVWPHDQAIAIARKVRLTVNPVNGLPQFEDAPAPTEHPTIVVAPPVERPLLARHGYQLADLTDRLGVPAEVATQALAVTSEDALLDLAARHEGWLGTILVSLGAGDSLDEIAATMELSEGTSDDTDQGLLDSLRRPAAQLQFTIIGDQQELRRVIEGGDFAAWRVFLHPEQRRYVDRSYSGPFRLTGGAGTGKTVVLVHRARALLRRDPSTRIVLTTFTTNLAESLRDSLRQLDPDLPIADRPGAAGVYVAGVDALAAAVLRAGGAAVDEAMREVLGEARTSRTPRPPSTRWRDVVEASATELPAEAANETFLTGEYGQVVLPNRITDEAGYLRVRRSGRGVALDRRKRSQVWSLIAAYRAQCRVDGSLDFPEASAVAACHLGHVGPLVDHVLVDEGQDLSPTHWQMLRALVGEHADDLFIAEDAHQRIYGARLVLARYGIKIVGRSRRLTLNYRTTAENLRYALDRLAGGQYTDLEDQWEEATYRSVRSGPNPQVSTVGSLSDELDHVAGQARRWVDEKVPPETIAVLVPDRALRERVVASLDAKGVPAAALDRGRPPTDRVLVMTTHRAKGMEFARVILAKGGRTPAEQERRRVLDDKERTDLELRDRSLIYVAATRARDELVVVDRR; translated from the coding sequence GTGCCGACGATCATCATGTCGAAGCTGGCCGGCGCCATGGACAAGTCGATCCGCGGCAAGGCCATGACGTTCCTGCAGAAGCTCGCCGAGAACGACGCCCTGCCGGGCCTGCACGTCGAGCCGATCGCGTCGGCAGCCGACCAGCGGGTCCGCACCGGACGGGTGGACGACGGCTGGCGTGCGGTGATGTTCCGCGCCGACCACGACGGCGAAACGCACTACGTCATCCACGGCGTGTGGCCGCACGATCAGGCCATCGCCATCGCACGCAAGGTCCGGCTGACCGTCAACCCGGTCAACGGGCTGCCCCAGTTCGAGGACGCCCCGGCGCCGACGGAGCATCCGACGATCGTGGTGGCGCCGCCGGTCGAACGACCCCTGCTGGCCCGGCACGGGTACCAGCTGGCCGACCTGACCGACCGGCTCGGTGTGCCGGCCGAGGTCGCGACCCAGGCGCTCGCCGTCACCAGCGAGGACGCGCTGCTCGACCTGGCCGCCCGGCACGAGGGCTGGCTCGGCACGATCCTGGTGTCGTTGGGGGCCGGCGACTCCCTGGACGAGATCGCGGCGACGATGGAGCTGTCGGAAGGCACCTCCGACGACACCGACCAGGGTCTGCTGGACTCGCTGCGCCGGCCCGCCGCACAGCTGCAGTTCACCATCATCGGCGACCAGCAGGAACTGCGTCGCGTCATCGAAGGCGGCGACTTCGCCGCCTGGCGGGTGTTCCTGCATCCCGAACAGCGCCGCTACGTGGACCGCTCCTACTCCGGACCGTTCCGCCTCACCGGCGGCGCCGGCACCGGCAAGACCGTCGTGCTGGTACACCGGGCCCGCGCGCTGCTCCGCCGCGACCCGAGCACCCGGATCGTGCTCACCACGTTCACCACGAACCTCGCCGAGTCGCTGCGCGACAGCCTCCGCCAGCTCGACCCGGACCTGCCGATCGCCGACCGGCCCGGCGCCGCCGGTGTCTACGTCGCCGGGGTCGACGCGCTCGCCGCCGCCGTGCTGCGGGCGGGCGGCGCCGCCGTCGACGAGGCGATGCGCGAGGTACTCGGCGAGGCACGGACGTCGCGTACCCCACGGCCGCCGTCGACCCGCTGGCGGGACGTGGTGGAAGCCTCGGCCACCGAACTGCCGGCCGAGGCGGCCAACGAGACCTTCCTGACCGGCGAGTACGGCCAGGTGGTGCTGCCGAACCGAATCACCGACGAAGCCGGCTACCTGCGGGTTCGACGCTCCGGCCGAGGCGTCGCGCTGGACCGCCGGAAACGATCGCAGGTGTGGTCACTGATCGCCGCCTACCGGGCGCAGTGCCGAGTGGACGGCAGCCTGGACTTCCCGGAAGCATCCGCGGTCGCCGCCTGCCATCTCGGCCACGTCGGCCCGCTGGTCGACCACGTGCTGGTCGACGAGGGCCAGGACCTGTCCCCGACACACTGGCAGATGCTGCGCGCACTCGTCGGCGAGCACGCCGACGACCTGTTCATCGCCGAGGACGCCCACCAGCGCATCTACGGAGCCCGGCTGGTGCTGGCCCGCTACGGCATCAAGATCGTCGGTCGGTCCCGGCGCTTGACGCTGAACTACCGCACCACCGCGGAGAACCTCCGCTACGCCCTGGACCGGCTGGCCGGCGGCCAGTACACCGACCTGGAAGACCAGTGGGAGGAAGCGACCTACCGGTCGGTGCGCAGCGGCCCGAACCCACAGGTCTCGACCGTGGGTTCACTGTCCGACGAACTCGACCACGTCGCCGGCCAGGCCCGGCGCTGGGTCGACGAGAAGGTACCGCCCGAGACGATCGCGGTGTTGGTACCGGACCGTGCCCTGCGAGAGCGGGTCGTCGCTTCGCTCGACGCCAAGGGGGTGCCGGCTGCCGCGCTGGATCGTGGCCGGCCGCCAACCGACCGCGTGCTGGTGATGACGACGCACCGCGCCAAGGGTATGGAGTTCGCCCGGGTCATCCTGGCAAAGGGCGGTAGGACCCCGGCCGAGCAGGAACGCCGACGCGTCCTGGACGACAAGGAGCGCACCGATCTGGAGCTCAGGGACCGTTCGTTGATCTACGTTGCGGCGACGCGCGCCCGCGACGAGCTCGTCGTGGTCGATCGTCGGTAG
- a CDS encoding HNH endonuclease family protein: MAGYSRDQFGHGWIDTDHNGCDTRNDILRRDLSGVVAKAGTHGCVVAGGVLNDHYTGTTITFHRGETTSTAVEIDHLVALADAWRTGAQDMSTAQREQLANDPIELLAVSGPANESKGDQDASQWLPSNNAFDCTYVADQITIKATYGLWITSAEHDAMASTLRDCGGVAPRPRTTTVAPPPPPATTHGPPPDTPQAPPTHSTDNGDGSTDDGGGASVVHPGAFCSPEGAVGITDRGTPMRCTSKNGDQPRWRSAG; this comes from the coding sequence ATGGCCGGCTACAGCCGCGACCAGTTCGGCCACGGGTGGATCGACACCGACCACAACGGCTGCGACACCCGCAACGACATCCTGCGCCGCGACCTGTCTGGCGTCGTCGCCAAGGCCGGGACCCACGGCTGCGTCGTGGCGGGCGGCGTGCTGAACGATCACTACACCGGTACCACCATCACCTTCCACCGCGGGGAGACCACGTCCACGGCGGTGGAAATCGATCACCTCGTAGCGCTCGCCGACGCCTGGCGCACCGGCGCGCAGGACATGTCGACCGCCCAGCGGGAGCAACTGGCCAACGACCCGATCGAACTGCTCGCCGTCAGCGGCCCGGCGAACGAGTCCAAGGGCGACCAGGACGCCTCGCAGTGGCTGCCGTCGAACAATGCGTTCGACTGCACGTACGTCGCGGACCAGATCACCATCAAGGCCACCTACGGCCTGTGGATCACCAGCGCCGAGCACGACGCCATGGCATCCACCCTCCGCGACTGCGGCGGCGTCGCGCCACGGCCTCGTACGACGACGGTCGCGCCCCCACCGCCGCCCGCGACAACGCACGGGCCGCCGCCTGATACGCCCCAGGCGCCGCCCACGCATTCGACCGACAACGGTGATGGTTCGACCGACGACGGCGGCGGAGCCTCGGTCGTACACCCGGGCGCGTTCTGCTCCCCGGAAGGCGCCGTCGGAATCACCGACCGCGGCACCCCCATGCGCTGCACCAGCAAGAACGGCGACCAACCCCGCTGGCGCTCCGCCGGCTGA
- a CDS encoding iron chaperone, with product MAETTDANDGFTAAERAAMKQRAAELRAEGRKGAKKADGLQAALDAIAKMDPEDRALAERVHATIAATAPDLLPKTWYGMPAYTNADGKVVVAFKNSGKFGTRYSTLEFQDAARLDDGDVWPVSFALLRWSPAVEKKVTEAIRAAVA from the coding sequence ATGGCTGAGACCACCGACGCGAACGACGGGTTCACCGCTGCCGAGCGCGCTGCGATGAAGCAGCGCGCCGCGGAGCTGCGGGCCGAGGGGAGGAAGGGCGCGAAGAAGGCCGACGGTTTGCAGGCAGCGCTCGATGCGATTGCGAAGATGGATCCCGAGGACCGCGCGCTCGCCGAGCGGGTTCACGCCACGATCGCCGCCACCGCACCGGATCTGCTGCCGAAGACGTGGTACGGGATGCCCGCCTACACCAATGCGGACGGCAAGGTGGTCGTGGCGTTCAAGAACTCCGGGAAGTTCGGCACTCGTTACTCGACGCTGGAGTTCCAGGACGCTGCACGCCTGGACGACGGCGACGTGTGGCCGGTGTCGTTCGCGCTGCTGCGGTGGAGCCCTGCGGTCGAGAAGAAGGTGACCGAGGCGATCCGCGCCGCCGTCGCGTGA
- a CDS encoding DNA-processing protein DprA codes for MEFRRRSRCCASGGDVGTAAHRIGAVRNQAEQRAALVAMLRQPGARWSEITDEVLDSGDAIEVLRCRLGEGGLFPVADAGAMLDDAAQLIAQWSTDGICFRTFLDDDYPAQLRDIREMPPVLFSRGTDAPDERAIAVVGTRRASERGIRIAEAVATDLAHREVTVVSGLAAGIDTAAHTAALRAGGRTVAVIGTGIQRYYPAQNRELQDEIAAKGLVLSQFWPDAAPTRQSFPMRNAVMSGYSAATVVVEAPWRSGARIQARLALQHGRPVVMPKELLEHDWAQEFATRPGVRVVGDLAELLDVVEELIAMMSGALVPLTGIPGLADA; via the coding sequence ATGGAGTTTCGGCGCAGGTCACGATGCTGCGCGTCGGGCGGAGACGTCGGTACGGCGGCGCATAGGATCGGCGCCGTGCGAAACCAGGCGGAGCAGCGGGCGGCGCTGGTGGCGATGCTTCGACAGCCCGGAGCGCGCTGGTCGGAGATCACCGACGAGGTGCTCGACTCAGGCGACGCGATCGAGGTGCTGCGTTGTCGCCTCGGCGAGGGCGGTCTGTTCCCGGTCGCGGACGCAGGCGCGATGCTCGACGACGCGGCGCAGCTGATCGCCCAGTGGTCGACGGATGGGATCTGCTTCCGCACGTTCCTGGACGACGACTACCCGGCGCAGCTCCGGGACATCCGCGAGATGCCGCCGGTCCTTTTCAGTCGGGGTACCGACGCGCCGGACGAACGAGCCATCGCGGTCGTTGGTACCCGGCGGGCCAGCGAGCGGGGGATTCGGATCGCCGAAGCGGTGGCCACCGATCTCGCTCACCGCGAGGTGACGGTGGTCAGCGGCCTCGCGGCCGGCATCGACACCGCTGCCCACACTGCGGCGCTGCGGGCCGGCGGCCGTACGGTCGCTGTGATCGGTACGGGCATCCAGCGGTACTACCCGGCGCAGAATCGAGAGCTGCAAGACGAGATCGCGGCCAAGGGGCTCGTGCTCAGCCAGTTCTGGCCCGACGCCGCCCCGACCAGGCAGAGTTTCCCGATGCGCAACGCCGTGATGAGTGGCTACTCGGCGGCGACGGTCGTCGTCGAGGCACCTTGGCGGAGCGGGGCGCGTATCCAGGCCCGGCTCGCCCTCCAGCACGGCCGCCCAGTTGTCATGCCGAAGGAACTGTTGGAGCATGACTGGGCACAGGAGTTCGCCACCAGGCCCGGGGTTCGGGTCGTCGGCGATCTGGCGGAGCTGCTGGATGTGGTCGAGGAGCTGATCGCCATGATGTCGGGGGCGCTGGTGCCGCTGACCGGGATCCCCGGCCTTGCCGACGCATGA